One window of Methanobacterium alkalithermotolerans genomic DNA carries:
- a CDS encoding pseudomurein-binding repeat-containing protein — MPIKDHPSMENINSNSNPPLNQVSASQNVNLISTGKSYSITQLCDASIRVNQFIEINRRLPGSVTIAGQSVPMSDFLYLLSRAVVNLDGGVTSSVVHYRVGSPVYSRDVISTGNVLRGEYVGLARDVNSVVLSTGVSSSSISSSRGNIGFESQVYLFSRIVAFYGSQNRLPNFAGVSPWTGPKLPDPPVIEPPEEKPQPDQLVSTGNTYSITQIVDASRRVRDFVSTNNRLPDQVTIAGQSVPMSDFLYLLSRVVVNLDGGVTSSVVHYRVGSPVYSRDKISTGNVLQGEYVGLARDVNSVVESTGRAPSSISSSRGSVGFESQVYLFSRIVAFYGTQNRLPNHASLSPWNGPKLPDPPAGEIPQEPNGDVKIINTATGGNVTLNPYVNKYLPQTQLSQEIVSKANQGTPMVSFGTGEPQVMIVAGLHGNEIPATIAAMRLINYLDGRKLKGTVHIIPFAIPYTTSINNRLWQGQDPNRIANIPGTPSNIILNKAKELDVAGMGDFHSTQPGGVPGKTSIICTQVPTYQSYNLASYISQQTGSQLINHNTAGVVYPGGLEDEGSKAGIPSIIGEVMSPHGYADSNTINISYQQMLALLKYYNIL; from the coding sequence ATGCCTATTAAAGATCATCCATCAATGGAAAATATTAATTCAAATTCTAATCCACCTTTAAACCAGGTAAGTGCTAGTCAGAATGTTAATTTAATTTCCACCGGTAAATCCTATTCTATAACACAATTATGTGATGCTAGCATTCGGGTTAATCAATTTATAGAGATTAACCGACGTTTACCTGGTTCAGTAACCATTGCTGGTCAGAGTGTGCCTATGTCTGATTTTCTTTATTTGTTGAGTAGGGCTGTTGTTAATTTGGATGGTGGTGTTACTTCGTCGGTGGTGCATTATCGTGTGGGTTCTCCGGTTTATAGTCGGGATGTGATTAGTACGGGTAATGTTTTGCGAGGGGAGTATGTGGGTTTGGCCCGGGATGTTAATTCGGTGGTACTGTCTACTGGTGTTTCATCATCGTCAATTAGTTCTTCCCGTGGTAATATTGGTTTTGAGTCTCAGGTTTATCTTTTTTCTCGTATTGTGGCTTTTTATGGGTCTCAGAATAGGCTTCCTAATTTTGCGGGTGTTAGTCCCTGGACGGGGCCTAAGTTACCTGATCCTCCAGTCATTGAGCCTCCTGAAGAAAAACCTCAACCGGACCAGTTAGTTTCAACTGGCAATACGTATTCTATTACACAAATAGTCGATGCAAGTAGAAGAGTCAGGGACTTTGTTTCCACTAATAACCGGCTGCCTGATCAGGTAACCATTGCTGGTCAGAGTGTTCCTATGTCTGATTTTCTTTATTTGTTGAGTAGGGTTGTTGTTAATTTGGATGGTGGTGTTACTTCGTCGGTGGTGCATTATCGTGTGGGTTCTCCGGTTTATAGTCGGGATAAGATTAGTACGGGTAATGTTTTGCAAGGGGAGTATGTGGGTTTGGCCCGGGATGTTAATTCGGTGGTGGAGTCTACTGGTCGTGCTCCATCATCCATCAGTTCTTCCCGTGGTAGTGTTGGTTTTGAGTCTCAAGTTTATCTTTTCTCTAGAATAGTTGCTTTTTATGGAACACAAAATAGACTCCCCAACCATGCCTCCCTGAGTCCCTGGAATGGCCCTAAATTGCCAGATCCACCTGCAGGTGAAATTCCTCAGGAGCCTAATGGTGATGTAAAAATTATTAACACCGCCACTGGTGGAAATGTAACCTTGAATCCCTATGTAAATAAATATCTTCCCCAAACTCAACTGAGTCAAGAAATAGTCTCTAAAGCCAATCAGGGAACTCCCATGGTGAGTTTTGGAACGGGAGAACCGCAGGTAATGATTGTTGCAGGATTACATGGCAATGAAATACCTGCCACCATAGCCGCAATGCGCCTTATTAATTATTTAGATGGAAGAAAGTTGAAGGGAACTGTACATATCATACCCTTTGCCATTCCTTACACCACCTCCATTAATAACCGGCTATGGCAGGGACAGGACCCTAACCGGATTGCCAATATTCCGGGAACTCCCTCTAATATCATCTTAAATAAAGCCAAAGAATTAGATGTAGCAGGGATGGGTGATTTTCACTCTACTCAACCAGGAGGAGTACCAGGTAAAACTTCTATAATATGTACCCAGGTACCAACCTACCAGAGTTATAACCTGGCCTCTTACATCAGTCAGCAAACAGGATCCCAACTGATTAATCATAATACTGCCGGGGTGGTTTATCCCGGGGGTTTAGAAGATGAGGGAAGTAAAGCAGGAATTCCGTCTATAATTGGAGAGGTAATGTCTCCTCATGGATATGCAGACTCAAACACCATAAATATTTCCTATCAACAAATGCTTGCCCTTCTAAAATATTATAACATACTGTAA
- the thsA gene encoding thermosome subunit alpha — MAQYSGQGQPILVLPEGTNRFIGRDAQRMNILAGKVLAETVRTTLGPKGMDKMLVDSLGDIVVTNDGVTILKEMDIEHPAAKMLVEVAKTQEDEVGDGTTTAVIIAGELLKKAENLLDMDIHPTIVAMGYRQAAEKAQEILNVISIDADDRDTLVKVAMTAMTGKGTEKAREPLAKLVVDAVKQVEEDGEVEIDHIKIEKKDGAIVDESTLVQGVIIDKERVHPGMPKKVEDAKIALLNCAIEVKETEVDAEIRITDPAQMQAFIDQEEQMIRDMVYSIVDTGAKVVFSQKGIDDLAQHYLAKAGILAVRRVKKSDMEKLSKATAANVVTNIEDLSETDLGLAGLVSEKRISGEEMIFVEDCKEAKAVTLLVRGSTDHVVSEIERALDDAIGVVAATVEDGKVVAGGGAPEIELAKRLKDYADAISGREQLAVAAFAEALEVVPKTLAENAGLDSIDSLVDLRAAHETSPYMGLDVFEGEVTDMYKAGVIEPHRVKKQAIQSAAEAAEMILRIDDVIASSGSGAPDMEGMEGMGGMPGGMPPMM; from the coding sequence ATGGCACAATATAGTGGACAAGGCCAACCAATTTTAGTTTTACCGGAAGGTACTAACAGGTTTATAGGAAGAGACGCTCAGAGAATGAACATTTTAGCAGGAAAAGTTTTAGCAGAGACAGTAAGAACCACCCTAGGTCCTAAAGGTATGGACAAAATGTTAGTGGATTCGTTAGGAGATATTGTAGTCACTAACGATGGTGTAACTATTCTCAAAGAGATGGACATCGAGCACCCTGCAGCTAAAATGTTGGTAGAAGTAGCAAAAACTCAGGAAGACGAAGTTGGAGACGGTACCACCACCGCAGTAATTATTGCTGGTGAATTACTCAAAAAAGCAGAAAACTTATTGGACATGGACATACACCCAACCATCGTAGCCATGGGATACCGACAAGCTGCTGAAAAAGCCCAGGAAATATTAAATGTTATATCTATTGATGCTGACGACAGAGATACTCTGGTAAAAGTAGCCATGACTGCCATGACTGGTAAAGGAACCGAAAAAGCAAGGGAACCTTTAGCTAAACTGGTAGTAGATGCAGTCAAACAGGTAGAAGAAGACGGCGAAGTGGAAATTGACCACATCAAAATAGAGAAGAAAGACGGTGCTATTGTGGATGAATCTACTCTGGTACAGGGAGTAATTATCGACAAAGAAAGAGTACACCCTGGTATGCCTAAAAAGGTGGAAGATGCTAAAATAGCTCTACTAAACTGCGCTATTGAAGTCAAAGAAACCGAAGTAGATGCTGAAATCAGAATCACTGACCCTGCTCAAATGCAGGCCTTCATTGATCAGGAAGAACAGATGATCCGAGATATGGTTTACTCCATAGTGGACACTGGTGCTAAAGTTGTATTCTCCCAGAAAGGAATAGATGACCTGGCCCAGCACTATCTGGCTAAAGCCGGTATACTGGCTGTTAGAAGGGTTAAAAAATCCGATATGGAAAAATTATCCAAAGCCACTGCAGCTAATGTGGTAACCAACATCGAAGATCTATCTGAAACTGACCTGGGACTAGCCGGACTTGTATCTGAAAAGAGAATTTCTGGTGAAGAAATGATCTTTGTAGAAGACTGCAAAGAAGCTAAAGCAGTAACCCTACTGGTTAGAGGATCCACCGATCACGTAGTATCTGAAATTGAAAGAGCCCTTGATGATGCTATAGGTGTAGTAGCTGCTACTGTGGAAGATGGAAAAGTAGTTGCTGGTGGAGGAGCTCCAGAAATAGAACTGGCCAAAAGATTAAAAGACTATGCTGATGCTATTAGTGGAAGAGAACAACTTGCAGTAGCTGCTTTTGCAGAAGCCCTAGAAGTTGTACCTAAAACTCTAGCTGAAAACGCTGGTCTGGACAGTATAGACTCTCTGGTTGATTTAAGAGCTGCTCATGAAACCTCACCTTACATGGGACTGGATGTATTTGAAGGCGAAGTAACTGACATGTATAAAGCAGGCGTTATTGAACCTCACCGGGTTAAAAAACAAGCCATCCAATCTGCTGCTGAAGCTGCTGAAATGATTCTCAGAATCGACGATGTAATTGCATCTAGCGGTTCAGGAGCCCCTGATATGGAAGGAATGGAAGGAATGGGCGGTATGCCTGGCGGTATGCCTCCTATGATGTAA
- a CDS encoding cyclase family protein — protein MQILDLSHVLTNGMPVYPQDPPFILEEIVNFENHSYSLSILKTGLHAGTHIDAPYHFHSSGLKINQINLKDLMGTARIIDVEKEVKAEDLPSLENMDILIIRTSWSNKWGKKEYFKDNPYLSLEAAEIISKSQIKGVGIDGPSVDPPGEITIHQKLLSNGRWIVENLKNLDLIKSPLVEIYFIPLALEGEASPVRAFAKIK, from the coding sequence TTGCAAATATTAGATTTAAGCCATGTTCTTACCAATGGGATGCCTGTTTATCCCCAGGATCCACCTTTTATTCTGGAAGAAATAGTAAATTTTGAAAATCATTCGTATTCTCTTTCTATCTTAAAAACTGGTTTGCATGCCGGTACTCATATTGATGCACCTTACCATTTCCATTCATCCGGGCTAAAAATTAATCAGATAAACTTAAAGGACTTAATGGGAACTGCCAGGATAATCGATGTTGAAAAAGAGGTAAAAGCTGAGGATTTGCCATCCTTAGAAAATATGGATATACTAATTATTAGAACCAGCTGGAGTAATAAATGGGGGAAAAAAGAATATTTTAAAGATAATCCCTATTTAAGCCTGGAAGCTGCTGAAATCATTTCCAAAAGTCAAATAAAGGGTGTGGGAATAGATGGTCCCAGTGTAGATCCACCTGGTGAAATCACCATACATCAAAAATTACTTTCTAATGGTCGGTGGATAGTGGAAAATTTAAAAAATCTGGATTTGATTAAATCACCTCTTGTGGAAATTTATTTCATCCCCTTAGCTCTGGAAGGGGAGGCGTCACCAGTAAGGGCTTTTGCTAAAATTAAATAA
- a CDS encoding phosphatase PAP2 family protein, with product MLDQFAEYVTNLDISFFYFLNIQLKNPLFDFLMPLITQLGTQFFWLIFCGLLYIFGGEKARNAAFLCLIALISGYFFTELLKILIARPRPGEILSDISLLTDMSGYAFPSGHSIAAFSAFTILGIKYEHIYLFLFFAGIVAFSRIYLGVHYPLDVLGGSLLGIIFALIVLRMEGKIIRTKNKIINKYIN from the coding sequence ATGCTGGACCAGTTTGCGGAATACGTGACTAATCTGGACATATCTTTTTTTTACTTTTTAAACATACAGCTTAAAAATCCTCTATTTGATTTTTTAATGCCTTTAATTACTCAATTAGGGACTCAATTTTTTTGGCTCATATTTTGTGGATTACTATATATTTTTGGAGGGGAAAAAGCAAGAAATGCTGCTTTTTTATGCCTTATAGCTTTAATATCCGGCTATTTTTTCACGGAATTATTAAAGATTTTGATTGCTCGCCCCCGACCTGGTGAAATTTTATCTGATATTTCTCTTTTAACAGATATGAGTGGATATGCTTTCCCTTCTGGACATTCAATCGCTGCTTTTTCTGCTTTCACCATTTTGGGAATCAAATATGAACATATCTACCTCTTCCTATTTTTTGCAGGAATAGTTGCATTTTCACGCATTTATCTGGGGGTCCACTACCCCCTGGACGTCCTTGGGGGGTCGCTTTTAGGGATAATCTTTGCACTAATAGTTTTGAGGATGGAAGGAAAAATTATAAGAACTAAAAATAAAATAATAAATAAATACATCAATTAA
- the asd gene encoding aspartate-semialdehyde dehydrogenase: MVNVGILGATGMVGQRFIELLDQHPNFNITALTASQRSAGKRYEDATTWYLDNKMPESVRDIVVVDTDPSQVDDLDIVFSALPSDTAAKVEPEFARSHIVASNASAMRMEDDVPLVIPEVNPEYLDLIEVQQKNRGWDGFIVTNPNCSTIALTLTLKPLYDRFDIKRVYVSTMQAVSGAGYNGVPSMAIVDNLVPFIGEEEEKIETETLHLLGDLEDGVVTPASFGVSASCHRVAVVDGHTEAVFIEMEDPADVEEIESTMADFTGLPQKLDLYSAPKNPVVVRSEENRPQPRMDRNESGGMSVVVGRVRQDVAFNNSFRYVLVGHNTIRGAAGASILNAELINEIL, translated from the coding sequence ATGGTAAATGTGGGTATTCTTGGAGCAACCGGAATGGTGGGCCAGAGATTCATAGAATTACTGGACCAGCATCCAAATTTTAATATAACCGCCCTTACTGCTTCTCAAAGGTCGGCTGGAAAAAGATATGAAGATGCTACTACCTGGTATTTAGATAATAAGATGCCGGAGTCTGTTAGAGATATTGTGGTGGTGGATACAGACCCTTCTCAGGTAGATGATCTGGATATTGTTTTTTCTGCTCTACCTTCTGATACTGCGGCGAAAGTTGAACCTGAATTTGCCAGGTCTCATATCGTGGCATCTAATGCCAGTGCTATGAGAATGGAAGATGATGTACCTCTGGTTATCCCCGAAGTAAACCCAGAATATCTGGACCTAATTGAAGTTCAACAAAAAAATAGGGGTTGGGATGGATTTATTGTAACTAATCCTAACTGTTCTACCATTGCCCTTACCCTTACTCTGAAACCTCTCTATGACCGCTTTGATATAAAAAGAGTTTATGTTTCCACCATGCAGGCTGTATCAGGTGCAGGTTACAATGGGGTTCCTTCCATGGCTATTGTGGATAATCTGGTACCATTTATTGGAGAAGAAGAAGAAAAAATTGAAACTGAGACACTGCACCTTTTAGGAGACCTGGAAGATGGCGTAGTTACTCCTGCTTCCTTCGGAGTCAGTGCTTCCTGTCACCGTGTGGCTGTGGTGGATGGCCATACTGAAGCAGTTTTCATTGAAATGGAAGATCCAGCGGATGTGGAAGAGATTGAAAGCACCATGGCTGATTTCACTGGTTTACCTCAAAAATTAGATCTTTACTCTGCCCCTAAAAATCCAGTGGTGGTTCGGAGTGAAGAAAACAGACCCCAGCCTAGAATGGATCGTAATGAATCTGGAGGAATGTCGGTGGTTGTTGGTAGAGTACGACAAGATGTGGCATTTAATAATAGTTTTCGATATGTTCTGGTTGGGCATAATACGATTAGGGGTGCTGCAGGAGCTTCTATACTCAATGCAGAACTTATAAATGAAATACTTTAA
- the dapB gene encoding 4-hydroxy-tetrahydrodipicolinate reductase, with protein sequence MIKVAVTGAGGRMGSGIIKTILQQDDMEVVAAIEAPNTPLEGKDVGEVTGIGLIGVKITGAEKLAQTLQKSNADVLVDFTIATAALETIKTSASCGVNLIVGTTGFTPEQLKEIKSAIVENNIKAVISPNMAIGVNVFFKILQELAPILSDYDVEIIEAHHKHKKDSPSGTANRAFEIIANGLEREPSEVGIYGRNGLIGERTKEEIGVHAVRGGDIVGDHMVLFAGDGERLEIVHRAHNRQAFISGVIKALRFIKTADSGKINDMADVLGINR encoded by the coding sequence ATGATTAAAGTAGCAGTGACTGGTGCAGGCGGAAGGATGGGATCCGGAATAATTAAAACTATTCTTCAACAGGATGATATGGAAGTAGTGGCTGCAATTGAAGCCCCTAACACTCCTCTGGAAGGTAAAGACGTGGGTGAAGTTACAGGAATTGGTTTAATTGGTGTAAAAATCACCGGGGCAGAGAAACTGGCCCAAACACTCCAAAAATCCAATGCAGATGTACTGGTGGACTTCACCATTGCCACTGCGGCATTGGAAACTATCAAAACTTCAGCAAGCTGCGGAGTAAATTTGATTGTAGGTACCACTGGATTCACACCGGAACAATTAAAGGAAATAAAATCAGCCATAGTTGAAAATAACATTAAAGCTGTGATATCACCTAATATGGCTATTGGAGTTAATGTATTTTTCAAAATACTTCAGGAACTGGCTCCTATTTTGTCGGATTACGATGTAGAGATAATTGAAGCCCATCATAAACATAAAAAGGATTCGCCTTCTGGTACTGCCAATCGGGCTTTTGAAATAATAGCTAATGGATTGGAACGTGAACCTTCAGAAGTAGGAATATATGGTAGAAATGGTTTGATAGGTGAACGTACTAAAGAAGAAATTGGGGTGCATGCTGTACGTGGTGGGGATATTGTAGGCGATCATATGGTGCTATTTGCCGGGGATGGTGAAAGACTGGAAATTGTGCACCGGGCCCATAATCGTCAGGCATTTATAAGTGGAGTCATAAAAGCCCTGAGATTTATTAAAACTGCTGATAGTGGGAAAATTAATGACATGGCTGATGTACTGGGAATTAATAGATAA
- the dapA gene encoding 4-hydroxy-tetrahydrodipicolinate synthase gives MNLEGTTVAMVTPFTSDDEVDEPGMRENINYLIENGVDGILTAGTTGESATITHDEQRKMIDILVDEVNGRVNTIAGAGSNSSKEALSLVKYAENAGADFALVITPYYNKPQPHGLVNHYQLMADNTDIPIIVYNVPSRTGTDIDVNTIIQVAEMDHIVAIKEANPDMDKVSMIQKELLANDLEDQFMILSGNDNLTLPMMSLGAKGVISVLANVDPSRMSRMVNEALSGDFEGAYQTHYEIYNLMKILFVESNPVPAKDALNMMGRPAGHVRMPLAPLKDESKAKLKLVLEELSLI, from the coding sequence ATGAATTTAGAAGGTACTACTGTGGCTATGGTTACACCATTTACCTCTGATGATGAGGTAGATGAACCAGGGATGAGGGAAAATATAAATTATTTAATAGAAAATGGTGTGGATGGTATTCTAACAGCAGGAACCACCGGAGAGTCAGCCACCATTACTCATGATGAACAACGAAAAATGATTGATATTCTAGTGGACGAAGTTAATGGCAGAGTAAATACTATTGCTGGTGCAGGTAGTAATTCTTCTAAAGAAGCTTTAAGTCTGGTAAAATATGCTGAAAATGCAGGTGCTGATTTTGCTCTGGTTATTACTCCCTACTATAATAAACCCCAGCCCCATGGACTGGTCAACCACTACCAACTAATGGCGGATAATACGGATATTCCTATTATCGTTTATAACGTACCATCACGTACCGGTACAGATATAGATGTGAATACCATAATCCAGGTGGCAGAAATGGACCACATAGTAGCTATTAAAGAGGCTAACCCGGATATGGATAAGGTTTCCATGATTCAGAAAGAACTTCTGGCCAATGATCTGGAAGACCAGTTTATGATACTTTCGGGAAATGACAACTTGACTTTACCCATGATGTCTTTAGGGGCCAAAGGGGTCATATCTGTATTGGCCAATGTTGACCCGTCTCGTATGAGTAGAATGGTTAATGAAGCATTGTCAGGCGATTTTGAAGGTGCTTACCAGACTCATTATGAAATATATAATCTGATGAAAATTTTATTTGTTGAGAGTAATCCGGTGCCAGCTAAAGATGCTTTGAATATGATGGGAAGACCGGCAGGCCATGTTAGAATGCCTCTGGCACCACTAAAGGATGAAAGTAAGGCAAAACTTAAACTGGTTTTGGAAGAACTTTCCCTGATTTAA
- a CDS encoding aspartate kinase yields METIVAKFGGTSIGNGKRIRKAAQAVVNEYMKGKKVVVVVSAIDKTTDELLHIVDESMEDTVTEKQLAEIVSMGEMTSVRIFSSAIESLGVKSEYVDPFSNKWPIVTDSTLLSAKVDFEATENKSKEIMKMMDQGIIPVVCGFLGRDTEGYITTLGRGGSDITAFLLGHCLMADEVIIVTDVGGVMSTDPNMVEDAKKLDKISVEEMRDLATHGAQVLHPHALKYKDPNINAKIIGFEHGDLSAVGTDIIGPSEQEMLKTTTLHGEPISVIAVVGDGILNKTGILAELTSILAKNNMNIFGISTGQISITVFVNKKDAEEAHRILHDVVVENENLSSLSLGKEIAMITVTSPDFIDTPGIISDVTEPLRKNNINIVEISSSQTSVVIFLEWKDGKKAYELVRGVLK; encoded by the coding sequence ATGGAAACAATAGTGGCCAAATTCGGAGGAACATCCATAGGCAATGGCAAAAGAATTAGAAAAGCAGCTCAAGCAGTGGTAAATGAATATATGAAGGGAAAAAAGGTAGTGGTGGTAGTATCCGCTATTGATAAAACCACAGACGAATTGCTGCATATTGTGGATGAATCCATGGAAGATACGGTAACAGAAAAACAACTGGCTGAAATAGTTTCCATGGGTGAAATGACCAGCGTAAGAATATTCTCATCAGCTATAGAATCACTGGGAGTTAAATCGGAATATGTGGATCCTTTTAGCAATAAATGGCCTATTGTTACCGATAGCACTCTTTTAAGTGCAAAAGTAGATTTTGAAGCAACTGAAAATAAATCTAAAGAAATCATGAAAATGATGGACCAGGGAATAATTCCAGTGGTTTGCGGATTCTTAGGTCGGGACACTGAAGGCTACATAACAACTTTAGGAAGGGGAGGAAGCGATATAACTGCTTTCCTTTTAGGACATTGTTTAATGGCTGATGAAGTTATAATTGTCACCGATGTAGGGGGGGTAATGTCCACTGATCCTAATATGGTAGAAGACGCTAAAAAATTAGATAAAATTTCAGTAGAAGAGATGAGAGACCTGGCCACCCACGGCGCCCAGGTACTGCATCCTCATGCCCTGAAATATAAAGATCCTAATATTAATGCAAAGATAATTGGATTTGAACATGGAGACCTTTCTGCTGTGGGTACAGATATAATTGGACCTTCAGAACAGGAAATGCTCAAGACCACCACCTTACATGGAGAACCTATTTCGGTTATTGCGGTAGTAGGTGACGGTATTCTCAATAAAACAGGTATTTTAGCTGAACTGACATCTATTCTGGCTAAAAATAATATGAACATATTTGGTATTTCCACCGGTCAGATTTCAATTACTGTATTTGTCAACAAAAAAGATGCCGAGGAAGCCCACCGCATATTACACGATGTGGTGGTGGAAAATGAAAATTTATCATCACTTTCTTTAGGAAAGGAAATAGCAATGATTACAGTTACCAGTCCAGATTTCATAGATACTCCCGGCATAATATCTGATGTTACCGAACCTCTCAGAAAAAATAATATCAATATCGTAGAAATATCATCATCACAGACTTCAGTGGTGATTTTTCTGGAGTGGAAAGATGGTAAAAAAGCTTATGAATTGGTTAGGGGTGTCTTAAAATGA
- a CDS encoding 30S ribosomal protein S17e: protein MGNIRTSFVKRISRELIETHRGKFTTDFDENKKLVEQYSTVSTKHLRNKIAGYVTRLIRNNAVL from the coding sequence ATGGGAAATATTAGAACATCATTTGTTAAAAGAATATCCAGAGAACTAATTGAAACTCACCGGGGTAAATTCACCACTGATTTTGATGAAAATAAAAAATTGGTGGAACAATATTCTACCGTAAGTACCAAACATTTACGAAATAAAATTGCAGGATATGTTACCCGGTTAATTCGAAATAATGCAGTACTTTAA
- a CDS encoding chorismate mutase has protein sequence MDKSRALKLLQDSRERIDSIDEEILSLISKRTALSRDIIKAKIFLDMDIHDPKREENIQKKAKNIARKNNIDEEGLRQIMKILTDLNKKEQEEILRRKNNGKY, from the coding sequence ATGGATAAATCCCGTGCTTTAAAACTTCTTCAGGATTCCCGGGAAAGAATTGATAGTATTGATGAAGAAATCTTATCTTTAATCAGTAAAAGGACAGCTCTATCCCGTGATATTATTAAGGCTAAAATATTTCTGGATATGGATATACATGACCCTAAAAGGGAAGAAAATATCCAGAAAAAAGCAAAAAATATAGCCAGAAAAAATAATATTGATGAAGAAGGACTCAGACAGATAATGAAAATACTTACAGATTTAAATAAAAAAGAACAAGAAGAAATATTGAGGAGGAAAAATAATGGGAAATATTAG
- a CDS encoding shikimate kinase has protein sequence MKKKVMAPGSATVINAISTGSGSAFGIDLHVTAEASLKQSGIKCSSNPDVNPLLMELCVKKVLDYHGLNTGIRIKTSSTLPVASGLSSSSATSNAVVMSTTRLLEEEYELKPMSDMKILNMAIDASLEAGVTITGAFDDASASFFGGLTITHNLKRELIYHEKLEKQNILIYMPDRKSLTAQSDVKRMKLLAPWVDMAFQQTLQGDVFNALTLNGFLYCAALGFDSNIALDALDAGAIASGLSGTGPSFVAVVDEKNQENVQEAWKKYPGNIIATKINNIGTKVV, from the coding sequence TTGAAAAAAAAGGTAATGGCTCCTGGTTCAGCCACAGTAATAAATGCCATATCAACAGGTAGTGGATCAGCATTTGGAATAGATCTTCATGTAACGGCAGAAGCTAGTTTAAAACAATCTGGAATAAAATGTTCATCTAATCCTGATGTTAATCCTCTTTTAATGGAATTATGTGTAAAGAAGGTACTGGATTATCATGGATTAAACACCGGGATTAGAATCAAAACCAGTTCAACTCTTCCGGTGGCTTCTGGTCTTTCCAGTAGTAGTGCTACTTCTAATGCCGTGGTTATGTCCACTACAAGGTTGCTGGAAGAAGAATATGAATTGAAACCCATGTCGGATATGAAAATACTTAATATGGCCATTGATGCCTCTTTAGAAGCTGGGGTTACTATTACGGGGGCTTTTGACGATGCCAGTGCCTCTTTCTTTGGAGGACTAACCATAACCCACAATTTAAAAAGAGAACTTATATACCATGAAAAGTTGGAAAAGCAAAACATATTAATATACATGCCCGACAGAAAGTCACTGACCGCACAATCTGATGTTAAGCGAATGAAGCTTCTGGCACCCTGGGTGGATATGGCCTTTCAGCAAACTCTCCAGGGAGATGTGTTCAATGCTTTGACTTTAAATGGGTTTTTATATTGTGCAGCACTGGGATTTGATTCAAATATAGCTCTTGATGCTCTTGATGCTGGTGCGATAGCTTCTGGATTGTCTGGAACTGGACCTTCATTTGTGGCGGTAGTTGATGAAAAAAATCAGGAAAATGTCCAGGAAGCCTGGAAAAAATATCCCGGTAATATCATTGCTACTAAAATAAATAATATTGGCACCAAGGTGGTTTAA